A segment of the Lycium ferocissimum isolate CSIRO_LF1 chromosome 10, AGI_CSIRO_Lferr_CH_V1, whole genome shotgun sequence genome:
GTAGCCTCTTCACTCTTTAGTACCACAGAAAAggaattaagaaaaataaaagaattccAATATGGCTGCCTTTTTGGCAGTAGTTGCAACTGTTTTCCTTGTGTTGATGCTGGTTTTTGCTTCTGgtaattaatttcttgtttgGCACAGTTCAATATCATCTCTTATGACTATAAATATAGACCTATCTAGTAGTAGCTTCTTCACTCTTTAGTACCAcagaaaagaaattaagaaaaataaaagatgagTTCCAATATGGCTGGCTTTTTGACAGTAGTTGCAACTGTTTTCCTTATGTTGATGCTGGTTTTAGCTTCTGgtaattaatttcttgtttgGTTCTTCATATATACGACAAAGCTTTTCTTGTAGTGTTCTtcttttaaccttttttttttaattcatttgtGTTGCATTGAAAAAAAAGACGGAACCTCATAGGCAATTCGTTTATTTGACATCcttgcttatttttttcaaaagaacgACATACTtctaaattgaaaaataattaactttataCTTCTCATACTCTTAATTAATGAGAAATCCTTGTATTCACGCAATTGTTATATAACATATTTCAGGTCACACATTTTAGaaatttatagtcacacaaatgtTGTGATATGTTTATGACCACAAGTTTCACAgatcttcatttcttttttaaattctgTATAGATTCAAATTATGTCTCATAACTTAAAATAGAGACAGTATATAGTGTGTGATCATTTCATCTAAAGATTTaagttgtttccttttttttatcttaactatcaccaactagttgttccctttttccacctgaactatcaccatcgttcaggtaggaaaagtgaaCAACTAATAGTTGAGTTGAGGTGTGTattgataaatagttggtgataattcagGTAGAAAATTCGCACACCTAATAGTTCAGGTAagatattttaagaaaaaagtgatagtttagATGTGTTTTTAACCATTAACTCAATTTACTTACTTATATGTTCTTCTCGACATGTCTCGTCGCATGTGGGGGTCTGATAACTTTATAGGCCAAACGCGTGAAAATTGTGTTTGATAATGACTATCGTGTGAGACTAGAAGTTACACCTCTGTTACTCTGACACATACTAATTAAACTGTAGATCATTTCATTTAAAAACTTAAACTTCTACCAAAAAAAGATTCATTGTTAGTTACCTTATTATATATTCTTCGCTCAACACTAGTGACTCTAGATTCTGAATTCGCTTCTACATTTTAATGTACAGGGATGGTGGCAGAGGCGAGGACCTGCGAATCGCAGAGTCATCGATTCAAGGGACTGTGCTTCAGTAAGAGCAACTGTGGTTCCGTTTGCCATACTGAGGGCTTTCACGGTGGCCATTGCCGTGGATTCCGTCGCCGTTGCTTCTGTACTAGACActgttaaattaattaattaaatttctggATCGGAGTTCTTGTTGTTAATTATAGTGTTTTGCTGTGTAATATGAATTAATCAGTGTTTTCTCGGTTTGTTCTTGTGCTTGTCATGAAATAAGATCATCTGAACTCAAGAAACAGAATTGTTCTCTTCTGTTTTCTAGGAATTAATGGTTACTGTTGTTGGCAACTTTGGATTGCAACCTTCTGTTGTACTAATAGTACGCACGCCATGGCCTTCTTgtatctcttcttcttttgtagtCTTGTTTGGCAACTTTGGCTTATGGATTAGACATGATAATACTTGAACAATATAAAATGTCACGGCCTCAAACTAAAATGTGACGTGATTGGAACTCAACCTGTACTACTACTCATTGAATGAACCTCGTTCTAGTTGATGAAAGGATATTACTGAGCTTAACATgtcaataaaatttaataaaatgacTATTCATAAATGTCTGAGAACAACTGCGTAAAGATTCTAATATGATAATGTCTGAGATTTGAACCCATCGACAGTCATGAGCCACTAAGAAAGTAAAGTATGAAAATATAATCCACGTGGCATTCCCCGAAAATAGCATAAATGTCTAGGAAACAATGTTAACTAAAAGAAGTCTGGCTACCGCTGGGAAGTGTCAATGAAGCTTACCAACAGGATCTTGAAAGTCTGCCTTTTAGTCACGTACCTAGTCATCAACGTACTCAACACATGCCACACGGCATAGCAGGCTCAAACGGGCTAAATATTTCTGAGAGATACCCGGTAAAGTCTATTTGACCATCTTCTAAGCTGCGGACAAGACTAGTTTTGTATACATAAGACTAgttttgtatacatataaacTTAATGAAATGCAAAAAAGTAAACACAAGCAgttcatgtaattaatacttaaatTTTATAAGTTGAGCCTGAAACtgataattgaaagttgaagcTAAATACTGAGTTATTTTTGGAGAAAtaactttctagaatttttttcaaaaaaagaactTATCACAAATGTGGCCATACACATGTGAAGATCTGGGAGTGCGCACAGAAAAGAGTCAGCCTCTCtccccaacaatcataatcgtgGTCATATCGTACGTGAAGATTGACATCACGTTCAAGATAGTGTCGTCCAATCTCCCTGAAATCATACCACAGTCTTATCGTACGTGAGGATTTGACATCATGCAGGGGTAGTGTTGGTAAATCTCCTAGGCAATCGATTAGCACCTGCTAGTGTGGGTTTTTGAACCTGACCTTTGGCGGCCCTCAACTTTGTGGAGGTATACCTGTAAGAATAATGTCTCTTTGATAAGAATTTAATGTGGCCCACATATTATGGTAACAAATTATTTACCTTGTCTCCCAAGTAAATGATTATTATAGCAGATAATATTTTATTGGTTATGCATATCCGGAAGTTTCCTTGATGGAAGGAAACATTTATTAGGTGTCCCTAGGGTAACCATATTTTATGGAGAAGTCCGTAAGGTTAAAGTTATTGCCTAAGAGTCTCCAGCCTATCTATAAATACGCTTGTGACTCCATCAGTTCAGCATTCTGAAATTGTGATAGGTATAGGCTAGAAGGCTCTAGGgtttttacttttctttcagGGTTACAATTCGGTGGTAAAAGAAGAAGGCGATTCTCACACTTGAACAACTATGGCTGAAGGTAAGTTCTTGTTTAATTTTCCACTGTGATGACTCTGTGTATGTGTTGAACTACAAcatgtggtatcagagcccgCCTTCAGTTGTTTTGTCAGTGTTTTTGGAAAACCTATTGACGCAATTACTATCTTATAGTCGTTCCGATTGATAGTTCGAGAGGGTTAAATAaagggaattttacataaatgactaacaTTTAGGGGTTTTAAATTGGACATAGCTACATTCtagctaattacatttcgtagctacagtaaTAGCTACAGTTCATTGTATTCGCGCGCTACAGTGGACTGTATTCAAAAATCgaattgtattcaaaattcagTTGAGTCAGATTTCGTTGTATTCAATTCAAATTTCGCTGTATTCATGTCAGATGTACTCAACTAAGttgtattcaagtcaaatgtattcaactcaactgtattcatttgtaactacttttacactgtattcactttattatatttaaaatcgatcgtatacaaaaaaaatatccttcaaaacaCACCCCCAAACACTAAATTTTGCACaaaaaaattaacgaatacactcaaatactaaatacaagaaataaaatccactgtattcatttgtatacacttcaaaTTTACTGTATTCGTTTTGTATACAAAAAGATCTCCTTCGAAATACATGCGATAAACACCGTATACACTGTATGTATACACTCCGATTTGAAATACGAAAAATAAAAAGCTCAGATCTGAGCCGCCACCGGAAAACGACCGGAGGCAGCAACGACgagataccaaaaaaaaaagaagctttctctctctagaaaaaCAATAAAGCTCAGatctgttgttgatgatgaggAGTTGGCGACGGCGGTGAACGACGCCAGATCTGAGCTTAGCTCCGGCGGactttgaagctttgaagcCATTAATGTAACTTTggagctttctctctctagaaaaacaaagagaTTTAAAGATAGAGAGAGAAACAAGGGGACTTCTACTGCACTAGAGTTAGATTTGACAGCGATGGCGGTGGAACTCGTCGGAGGTCTCCATGGTGGCAGGCGGCGGCGGAGAGAGAAGAAGCGGCAGTGAAGGAGGTGGTGTGGTGAGAGAGTTGAGGGAGAAGAGAAAGGGTGTTGAGAGAAAATATTGATACaatgaaataatagaagatGGGTTTGAATTAGTTACCTTGTGTaattaacatacaaaatttaGCTATGAGATGTAATTGGGCAAAGTATAGCTACAAAATATAAATGAGCCCTAATGTTCTCTATACCATGTAGATTTCCCTTAAATAAAGGCACGCTAGAAATAACATATATTAGTGGAGTTGTGTTTCTGTGTTCTGTATTATTTGCTAAGACTGGTTGACATCTATGTATTTGGCC
Coding sequences within it:
- the LOC132032901 gene encoding defensin J1-2-like isoform X2; translated protein: MAAFLAVVATVFLVLMLVFASGMVAEARTCESQSHRFKGLCFSKSNCGSVCHTEGFHGGHCRGFRRRCFCTRHC
- the LOC132032901 gene encoding defensin J1-2-like isoform X1, which codes for MSSNMAGFLTVVATVFLMLMLVLASGMVAEARTCESQSHRFKGLCFSKSNCGSVCHTEGFHGGHCRGFRRRCFCTRHC